A genomic region of Oncorhynchus mykiss isolate Arlee chromosome 2, USDA_OmykA_1.1, whole genome shotgun sequence contains the following coding sequences:
- the LOC110538747 gene encoding rho GTPase-activating protein 33 isoform X2, whose product MLYKDFVDSVAYKPYLVTTVNLDISDVFLRFVSSLSPFEAWSTDNLDTSGEPTTRSVGTTANLKGKMSKRLSVVKGHFPKLVDCAHFHYDNVEFGSIELQFANEQSVASWNSGSAKNLVFLVQVSCQAKMWMVRRSYEEFRTLDAHLHQCIYDRRYSQLLPLPPLSEIGDRVEIFTPLLSEYLSRLSMIVDNKLNCGPVLTWMEIDNRGNRFLLKEEASLNVPAIAAAHVIKRYTAQASDEISIEVGDILSVIDMPPKEDSNWWRGKHGFQVGFFPSECVELINEKPQSTAKIDGDPANSSAPGPPSPTSVSKKHGKLIGFLRTFMKSRPTKQKLKQRGILKERVFGCDLGEHLLNSGLDVPQVLKSCSEFIEKHGVVDGIYRHSGVSSNIQKLRHEFDSENVPDLTKDMYMQDIHCVGSLCKLYFRELPNPLLTYQLYDKFADCMGEMTDGERMVKVHDVIQQLPPPHYRTLEYLVRHLAGLATCSGETNMHIKNLAIVWAPNLLRSMEIEAVGLSGADPFKEVRIQSVVVEFLLGHVDVLFSDSFTSVGRFTGTGRHSLTRPKSFVSARLLSLEEAQARTQAPLLLQGAPVQFQGQFHTVLDHPVDRRKRGLKVRKAAGGSWKTFFAIGKPPGAGRRKPMRISSLFQPATSHAGCRVDSVTLRSAKSEESLSSQHSGAGQSIRLRRPRSSSDGLSLAASMDPQHLPQRPPSRLPSSRSYDSLLPEDRRPRDDGDDEEDDDEEGIYMLPDFSNQDPAASWMAEDVIDFSPTFLEDGPIGLGSSAVTAGGRESPPTATPPPYRCLNHQGHSHSSSQRSITEDPDSVLNQSDAAVRRSLIIAATAPPLQVFCQHRPVNTSPSAGQSGEGSNRSTSNSQGQPTTPVTSAPSAQPPTERRSFTRKMVNAFSQKAPKSPTLDISDPVSISVPAKVLDMIGGRAGELQPGIPSSGPSQSQPPQMISMLLRSCDFQLTESCQQEIRSKLGPEAKIRGQGITEPTGAPLLSQPPPPPPKNPARLMALALAESANKALRQGASPPYRPPQSRSQDAADTHYQRSLSADAGELLSSDPNPLYSTVRPLSVWMTEGEETATETAADTGHGQGERTPGQDTETLSSETSDSVASNSELSGGSASGDDQTPSPIYKNQKQLPQSQPAKPGQSGERPSPTESQSQRKPPAYSRQLSAPHLQQKSTSTQSKPSSAHPQLLHSKSESPLTQVRAFQPTRPKVPPKPLDLKRPHRAPLAQNEMRRSLDSGRIRRIFGQQGNPPLARAFSERLSGAPDHLARYHAARAASQPSPGQQPPQQTQIRPVPLSSTSEDQGKMENFYYEIAGPENPQGPPSYARHSYQNMRLDLEGNFRPAPHPEVNKRPISRGHHQHQPQPLHHNQGGPRGERGPQLWSKEATRAWAAAHSQSHSVFHGHSHSQDGSTHHHHPSHPRPQRQTSSSVRLARSEMHPLPSSSMVPLYQHQHNLHRSNRSASTDLTSSQLHPYFENGKVCYRKPEEAPLSLSQPPQGISLQGQPSQPSPPQAHRPTSKDLSEPIYVNFPFPSPSTGAQNTKNWTSTDLDGDSTHDSEPLATPNDPPPPEDQRQSSPRLAPDQGGSTSVSLTPSTPDSPSAHNDSAATTPGSIQESIFLPAPIASTSTGIHYRSRSDPQSSICSTEHIPGLSGKEIASLLIEKLAEEERAEGPSTVTSSSASTNSSPAMEHPANPYPSQQHNQPPPAYNVYTPGPSLIRAPQRAGAGGFQRQDPLWRSSPGGQYRQAFDVMPSGDQVLKYYRTQDFTPGPLGEHHSSGTNPYPPRLHYQEPPYPIQSPQDPCSSGYPSQPLLEPSDSPSAAFSNLMLGAPRPFPGQPGGPQYSQYPFHPGPMLGQYPNPPPRRDVVHEPVLLPQGLRNQRGLARQGSLPGPSPNWTIHTEGQTRSYC is encoded by the exons ATGCTGTATAAAGATTTTGTAGATAGTGTAGCCTATAAACCATACTTAGTTACTACAGTCAATCTAGATATATCTGATGTCTTCTTGAGATTCGTGTCCTCCCTATCTCCCTTTGAG GCTTGGAGCACCGATAATCTGGACACTTCCGGGGAGCCCACTACCCGCTCCGTGGGTACCACTGCCAACTTGAAGGGGAAGATGAGCAAGAG GCTGTCTGTTGTGAAAGGTCACTTCCCTAAGCTCGTTGACTGTGCCCACTTCCACTATGACAATGTGGAGTTTGGCTCCATCGAG TTGCAGTTTGCGAATGAGCAGAGCGTTGCTAGCTGGAACTCGGGCTCTGCCAAAAACCTGGTTTTCCTGGTGCAGGTGTCCTGCCAG GCTAAGATGTGGATGGTTCGGCGCTCCTATGAGGAGTTCCGTACTCTGGACGCTCACCTCCACCAGTGTATCTACGACCGGCGTTACTCCCAGCTGCTGCCCCTGCCACCCCTCAGCGAGATCGGGGACAGGGTAGAG ATCTTCACCCCGCTGCTGTCGGAGTACCTGAGCCGCCTCTCCATGATCGTGGACAACAAGCTCAACTGTGGGCCTGTGCTCACCTGGATGGAG ATTGACAACCGTGGGAATCGGTTCCTCCTGAAAGAGGAAGCTTCGCTCAACGTTCCCGCCATCGCCGCTGCTCATGTCATCAAGCGCTACACGGCGCAGGCCAGCGACGAGATCTCCATTGAG gtgggaGATATCCTGTCTGTAATTGATATGCCACCCAAAGAGGACTCCAACTGGTGGAGGGGGAAGCATGGCTTCCAG GTGGGCTTCTTCCCCAGTGAGTGTGTGGAGCTCATCAACGAGAAGCCTCAGTCCACCGCTAAAATAg ATGGAGATCCAGCCAACTCCAGCGCACCAGGACCTCCCTCTCCTACATCTG tttctaagaAGCACGGCAAGCTGATAGGATTCCTGCGCACCTTTATGAAGTCCAGGCCCACCAAGCAGAAGCTCAAACAGAGAGGCATTCTTAAGGAGAGGGTGTTCGGCTGCGACTTGGGAGAGCACCTCCTCAACTCAGGACTGGACG TTCCACAGGTTCTAAAGAGCTGCTCAGAGTTCATAGAGAAGCATGGTGTGGTGGACGGCATCTACAGGCACTCTGGAGTCTCCTCCAACATTCAGAAACTCCG ACATGAGTTTGACAGTGAGAATGTTCCAGACCTGACCAAGGATATGTACATGCAGGACATCCACTGTGTGGGGTCCCTGTGTAAGCTCTACTTCAGAGAGCTGCCCAACCCCCTGCTCACCTACCAGCTCTACGACAAGTTTGCT GACTGTATGGGAGAGATGACGGACGGCGAGCGCATGGTGAAAGTACATGATGTCATCCAGCAGCTCCCACCACCGCACTACAG gaccCTGGAGTACCTCGTTAGACACCTGGCTGGTCTGGCCACCTGCAGCGGAGAGACCAACATGCACATCAAGAACCTGGCCATTGTCTGGGCCCCCAACCTGCTcag ATCTATGGAGATCGAGGCGGTGGGTCTGAGTGGTGCTGACCCGTTTAAGGAGGTGCGGATCCAGTCTGTGGTGGTGGAGTTTCTCCTCGGTCACGTGGACGTGCTCTTCAGTGACTCCTTCACCTCTGTAGGACGCTTCACAGGCACAG GGCGGCACTCTCTGACCAGGCCCAAGTCCTTTGTGTCCGCCAGGCTGCTCTCCCTAGAAGAGGCCCAGGCCAGGACACAGgctcctctgctcctccagggGGCGCCAGTCCAGTTCCAGGGCCAGTTCCACACCGTGCTGGACCACCCTGTCGACAG gaggaagagagggctgAAGGTACGGAAGGCAGCTGGAGGGAGCTGGAAGACATTCTTTGCGATCGGGAAGCCTCCGGGGGCGGGGAGACGTAAACCAATGAGGATTAGCTCCCTGTTCCAGCCCGCCACCTCACACGCAG GTTGTCGTGTGGACAGTGTGACCCTGCGTTCAGCTAAGAGTGAGGAATCCTTATCGTCCCAGCACAGTGGAGCAG GACAGTCTATCCGTCTGCGGCGGCCCCGCTCCAGCAGTGATGGTCTGTCTTTGGCTGCCTCCATGGACCCCCAGCACCTGCCTCAGCGCCCCCCGTCCCGCCTGCCTTCCAGCCGCTCGTATGACAGCCTGCTGCCTGAGGACCGCCGGCCCAGGGATGATGGAGACGATGAGGAGGATGACGACGAGGAAGGCATCTACATGCTGCCTGACTTCTCCAACCAGGACCCGGCTGCTTCCTGGATGGCCGAGGACGTCATTGACTTCAGCCCCACCTTCCTGGAGGACGGACCAATCGGCTTGGGCAGCAGCGCAGTCACCGCGGGCGGCAGGGAGTCCCCGCCAACTGCCACGCCCCCTCCCTACCGCTGCCTCAACCACCAAGGACACTCTCACTCCAGCAGCCAGCGCTCAATCACAGAGGACCCCGACTCGGTGCTCAACCAATCGGATGCGGCCGTCAGGAGGAGTCTGATCATCGCCGCCACAGCCCCGCCCCTTCAGGTGTTCTGTCAACACAGACCGGTCAATACCAGCCCATCTGCCGGCCAATCAGGGGAAGGCTCCAACCGGAGTACCTCAAACAGCCAGGGCCAGCCCACTACACCTGTGACCTCTGCCCCCTCTGCTCAGCCCCCAACAGAGAGAAGATCTTTCACCCGGAAGATGGTGAACGCCTTCTCACAAAAAGCCCCCAAGTCCCCTACACTGGACATCTCTGACCCTGTATCCATCAGCGTCCCTGCTAAG GTGTTGGACATGATTGGCGGCCGAGCTGGTGAATTACAGCCTGGCATCCCAAGCAGTGGACCCTCCCAGTCACAGCCTCCTCAGATGATCTCCATGCTGCTGAGGTCATGTGACTTCCAGCTGACGGAGAGCTGCCAGCAGGAGATCCGCAGCAAACTGGGCCCCGAGGCCAAGATCAGAGGACAGG GTATAACAGAACCCACCGGTGCCCCCCTGCTCTCccagcctccccctccccctcctaaaAACCCAGCACGCCTCATGGCTCTGGCCCTGGCTGAGAGTGCCAACAAGGCCCTGAGACAGGGCGCCTCGCCCCCCTACCGCCCCCCTCAGTCTCGGTCCCAGGACGCAGCCGACACCCACTACCAGAGGTCCCTGTCTGCCGACGCAGGAGAGCTGCTGTCCTCTGACCCCAATCCGCTCTACTCCACAGTGCGCCCCCTGTCTGTGTGGATGACCGAGGGAGAGGAAACCGCGACAGAGACTGCAGCAGATACAGGACACGGCCAGGGAGAGAGGACTCCAGGACAG gatACGGAGACCCTGTCCTCTGAGACGTCTGACTCTGTGGCGTCCAACTCGGAGTTGTCTGGTGGGAGCGCCTCTGGAGACGACCAGACCCCCAGCCCCATCTACAAGAACCAGAAGCAGCTGCCCCAGTCACAGCCCGCCAAACCAGGCCAGTCTGGGGAGAGACCTAGCCCCACTGAGTCCCAGTCTCAGAGGAAGCCCCCAGCCTACTCACGACAGTTATCTGCCCCTCACCTCCAACAGAAATCAACCTCCACCCAGTCCAAGCCGTCCTCAGCCCACCCCCAGCTCCTGCACTCCAAGTCAGAGTCCCCTCTGACTCAGGTCCGTGCCTTCCAGCCCACCCGCCCCAAAGTACCCCCTAAGCCCCTAGATCTGAAGCGTCCCCACAGAGCACCACTGGCCCAGAATGAGATGCGTCGCTCCCTGGACTCAGGGCGCATCAGGCGGATCTTTGGTCAGCAGGGGAACCCTCCTCTGGCCAGGGCCTTCTCAGAGCGTCTGAGTGGAGCTCCAGACCACCTCGCCCGCTACCACGCAGCCAGGGCAGCCAGCCAACCATCCCCGGGTCAGCAGCCCCCTCAGCAGACCCAGATCCGGCCCGtgcccctctcctccacctcagaGGACCAGGGAAAGATGGAGAACTTCTACTACGAGATCGCCGGGCCTGAGAACCCGCAGGGCCCCCCCAGCTATGCCCGCCACAGCTACCAGAACATGAGGCTGGACCTGGAGGGTAACTTCCGCCCGGCACCCCACCCAGAGGTCAACAAAAGGCCCATCTCCCGGGGGCATCACCAACACCAACCCCAGCCTCTCCACCACAACCAGGGTGGacccagaggggagagggggcccCAGCTCTGGTCCAAAGAAGCCACGCGGGCTTGGGCAGCTGCCCACTCCCAGTCCCACTCAGTCTTCCACGGACACTCCCACTCCCAGGACGGCTccacccaccaccatcacccctctcACCCCCGGCCTCAGCGCCAGACCTCCTCCTCAGTCCGGCTGGCCCGTAGTGAGAtgcaccccctcccctcctcctccatggttCCCCTCTACCAGCACCAACACAACCTCCACCGCTCCAACAGGTCAGCCTCCACAGacctcacctcctcccagctacacCCCTATTTTGAAAACGGGAAGGTGTGCTATCGTAAGCCAGAGGAGGCTCCTCTGAGTCTGAGCCAGCCTCCCCAGGGCATCTCTCTCCAGGGTCAGCCATCCCAGCCCTCCCCTCCCCAGGCCCACAGACCAACCTCCAAGGACCTGTCTGAGCCCATCTACGTCAACTTCCCTTTCCCCAGCCCATCTACTGGGGCCCAAAACACGAAGAACTGGACCAGTACAGACCTGGATGGAGACTCTACACATGATTCTGAACCTCTTGCCACGCCAAACGACCCCCCTCCCCCAGAGGACCAGAGACAGTCCTCCCCTCGCCTGGCCCCTGACCAGGGAGGCTCCACCAGCGTTAGCCTTACCCCCTCCACTCCAGACAGCCCATCCGCCCACAACGACTCGGCTGCAACCACCCCAGGGAGCATCCAGGAGAGCATCTTCCTCCCAGCTCCCATAGCGTCTACATCGACAGGGATCCACTACCGCAGCCGCTCAGACCCCCAGAGCTCCATCTGCAGTACGGAGCACATCCCGGGCCTGTCGGGGAAGGAGATCGCCTCCCTGCTGATAGAGAAGctggctgaggaggagagggctGAGGGTCCCTCCACAGtcacctcctcctctgcctccaccAACTCCTCCCCTGCCATGGAGCACCCTGCCAACCCCTACCCCAGCCAGCAGCACAATCAGCCCCCGCCTGCCTATAATGTCTACACCCCGGGCCCCTCACTGATCAGGGCTCCTCAGAGGGCCGGGGCAGGGGGCTTCCAACGCCAAGACCCGCTCTGGAGGTCCTCGCCGGGGGGCCAGTACAGGCAGGCCTTTGACGTCATGCCCTCAGGCGATCAGGTGCTCAAATACTACCGGACCCAAGACTTTACCCCTGGGCCCCTGGGAGAGCACCATAGCTCTGGCACTAACCCCTACCCCCCTCGGCTGCACTATCAAGAGCCCCCCTACCCCATCCAGAGCCCCCAGGACCCCTGCTCCTCCGGCTACCCTAGCCAGCCCCTCTTGGAGCCCTCAGACTCCCCATCTGCAGCTTTCTCCAACCTGATGCTGGGAGCCCCCAGGCCCTTCCCCGGCCAGCCAGGAGGCCCCCAGTACAGCCAATACCCATTCCATCCTGGCCCGATGCTGGGCCAATACCCCAACCCTCCCCCCCGCAGAGATGTGGTCCACGAGCCGGTGCTGCTGCCGCAGGGTCTGAGGAACCAGAGAGGGCTGGCACGGCAGGGCAGCTTACCTGGACCATCACCCAACTGGACCATCCATACTGAGGGTCAGACACGCAGCTACTGCTGA